The following coding sequences are from one Sulfitobacter sp. HNIBRBA3233 window:
- a CDS encoding LysE family translocator, giving the protein MSWEGWIVFALFWVVFVTTPGPNAVNCISNGMALGFRRAMVGVLGILTQATLFLLLSAAGVTALIAASPAAFTVAKYIGAGFLIYLGVRGILNARKPVRIDDRPARSIYLRAFAIATINPKSVAGYLAAFSQFVQPDVPIWTQMGVIVPTALTLTALSYTGFTALGAGIGRAALGAVFNVWVRRVMGACFVVYGVLLGSATTPGRG; this is encoded by the coding sequence ATGAGTTGGGAGGGATGGATCGTCTTCGCGCTGTTCTGGGTGGTCTTCGTGACCACGCCGGGGCCGAATGCGGTCAACTGCATCTCGAACGGCATGGCGCTGGGATTCCGGCGCGCGATGGTGGGGGTGCTGGGCATTCTCACGCAGGCAACGCTGTTTCTGCTGCTGTCGGCGGCGGGTGTCACCGCGCTGATCGCCGCCTCTCCGGCTGCCTTTACGGTGGCGAAATACATCGGGGCGGGGTTTCTGATCTATCTCGGCGTGCGCGGCATCCTGAACGCGCGCAAGCCCGTGCGCATCGACGACCGGCCCGCGCGCAGCATCTACCTGCGCGCCTTTGCCATTGCCACGATTAACCCCAAAAGCGTCGCGGGGTATCTCGCCGCATTTTCGCAATTCGTGCAGCCCGATGTCCCGATCTGGACCCAGATGGGCGTGATCGTTCCCACGGCGCTGACCCTGACCGCGCTGAGCTATACCGGCTTCACCGCTCTGGGCGCGGGGATCGGGCGCGCGGCCCTGGGGGCTGTGTTCAACGTCTGGGTCAGGCGCGTGATGGGGGCCTGCTTCGTTGTCTACGGTGTCCTGCTGGGCAGTGCCACCACACCGGGGAGGGGATGA
- a CDS encoding GFA family protein: MLRGSCLCGDIRFTATGPARDPAACHCSQCRKQSGHHWASVQVMDDALSVTGTPQWYAASDSARRGFCPRCGSFLFWKGAADPDTGIALGALDGPTGLRLKRHIFTADKGDYYDITDDTPKQEQET; the protein is encoded by the coding sequence ATGCTGAGGGGCAGCTGCCTTTGCGGAGACATCCGGTTTACCGCCACGGGCCCCGCGCGGGATCCCGCGGCCTGTCACTGCAGCCAGTGCCGCAAGCAATCGGGCCATCACTGGGCCTCGGTGCAGGTGATGGATGATGCGCTTTCCGTAACCGGCACGCCGCAATGGTACGCCGCCAGCGACAGCGCGCGGCGCGGCTTTTGCCCGCGCTGCGGGTCGTTCCTATTCTGGAAGGGGGCAGCGGATCCCGACACCGGGATCGCGCTGGGCGCTTTGGACGGCCCGACGGGCCTGCGGCTGAAGCGGCATATCTTCACCGCCGACAAGGGCGACTATTACGACATCACCGACGACACCCCCAAGCAGGAGCAGGAAACATGA
- a CDS encoding GcvT family protein, giving the protein MSDFPTTARVVVIGGGVVGASTLYHLAKAGWSDCVLIEKNELTAGSTWHAAGNCPNFSSSWAVMNMQRYGLEMYRTLADDVDYPMNYHVTGSLRLAHSRERMMEFERVASMGAYQGLDMKVMTPSEMREYHPFMETHALAGGLWDPMDGDIDPAQLTQALAKGARDHGARIERFCPMTGLDRRGDEWIVKTPKGEIRAEIVVNCAGYYAQRVGEMFRPFGGRTVPMVTMSHQYFLTEPIAELEAWTREVGHKLPIVRDVDISYYLRQDKYGLNLGPYERNCKAHWVTPDDPMPEDFSFQLYPDDLERLEFYIEDAMARVPLLGQAGVGRNINGPIPYAPDGLPMIGPMPGVRNAFDGHSFTFGIAQGGGAGKVLSEWIIYGQTEMDMWAVDPRRYTDYTDPDYCLAKAMETYGHEYAMHFPHHAWPAGRDRKLSPIDAKLRAQGGQMGAYNGWERANWFAMAGDDTSEEATQTWDRNGPWAQRVQEEIEAVRDSAGVLELSGFSRFKVSGPGADEWLRGQVTGALPKVGRTGLVYFADDRGRILTEMSVSREAEDRLILVTAAVAQWHDAELLQSRLPQDGSLTFEDWTDRMSTLLVTGPKSRDLLAGLTTGDLSLPWLSLQEAEVAGRWAALVRLSFAGELGWEIHAENADIPAIYDAVIDAGARPFGMYALNSMRMEKGYRTWKGDLSTDYSLLEAGLERFVKFDKPQDFPGKAALLAQKQRGVEKRFVTMTVEAGDQDAPYMSTVFHDGQVVGETTSGDWGYRVGKSIALGCIRADLAQPGTVVEINIFGQMCRATVQADQPLWDPENERLRA; this is encoded by the coding sequence ATGAGCGATTTTCCAACAACGGCCCGCGTTGTCGTCATCGGTGGCGGTGTGGTCGGCGCCTCGACCCTCTACCACCTTGCCAAGGCGGGATGGTCCGACTGCGTTCTGATCGAAAAGAACGAGCTGACCGCAGGGTCCACGTGGCACGCGGCGGGCAACTGTCCCAATTTCTCGAGCTCCTGGGCGGTGATGAACATGCAGCGCTACGGGCTGGAAATGTACCGCACGCTGGCCGACGACGTGGACTATCCGATGAACTACCACGTGACCGGATCGCTGCGGCTGGCCCACAGCCGCGAGCGGATGATGGAATTCGAGCGCGTGGCGTCGATGGGCGCCTATCAGGGGCTCGACATGAAGGTGATGACCCCGTCCGAGATGCGCGAATACCATCCCTTCATGGAAACCCACGCGCTGGCCGGCGGGCTGTGGGACCCGATGGATGGCGATATCGATCCCGCGCAGCTGACGCAGGCACTGGCCAAGGGCGCGCGCGACCACGGTGCGCGCATCGAGCGGTTCTGCCCGATGACCGGTCTTGACCGGCGCGGCGACGAGTGGATCGTCAAGACCCCGAAAGGAGAGATCCGCGCCGAGATCGTCGTGAACTGCGCGGGATACTACGCGCAGCGCGTGGGCGAGATGTTCAGACCCTTCGGCGGGCGCACCGTGCCGATGGTCACGATGAGCCACCAGTATTTCCTGACCGAACCGATTGCCGAGCTTGAGGCATGGACCCGCGAGGTCGGTCACAAGCTGCCCATCGTGCGCGATGTCGATATCTCCTACTACCTGCGGCAGGATAAATACGGGCTGAACCTTGGCCCCTACGAGCGGAACTGCAAGGCGCATTGGGTCACGCCGGACGATCCGATGCCCGAGGATTTCAGTTTCCAGCTGTACCCCGACGATCTGGAGCGGCTGGAGTTCTACATCGAGGATGCGATGGCGCGGGTGCCCCTGCTGGGTCAGGCCGGTGTCGGGCGCAACATCAACGGGCCGATCCCCTACGCGCCCGACGGGCTTCCGATGATCGGGCCGATGCCCGGTGTGCGCAATGCCTTTGACGGGCATTCGTTCACCTTCGGCATCGCGCAGGGCGGCGGCGCGGGCAAGGTGCTGAGCGAATGGATCATTTACGGCCAGACCGAGATGGACATGTGGGCCGTCGATCCGCGCCGCTATACCGATTACACCGACCCCGACTATTGCCTCGCCAAGGCGATGGAGACCTACGGCCACGAATATGCGATGCATTTCCCGCATCACGCATGGCCCGCGGGCCGCGACAGGAAACTGTCGCCCATCGACGCCAAGCTGCGCGCGCAGGGCGGGCAGATGGGCGCGTACAACGGCTGGGAACGCGCCAACTGGTTCGCGATGGCGGGCGACGACACCTCCGAAGAAGCAACACAGACATGGGATCGCAACGGCCCCTGGGCGCAGCGTGTGCAGGAGGAAATCGAGGCGGTGCGCGACAGCGCCGGCGTGCTGGAGCTGTCCGGGTTTTCGCGGTTCAAGGTTTCCGGCCCCGGCGCGGATGAATGGCTGCGTGGGCAGGTCACCGGTGCGCTGCCGAAGGTCGGGCGCACGGGGCTTGTGTATTTCGCGGACGATCGCGGAAGGATCCTGACCGAAATGTCCGTCTCGCGCGAGGCCGAGGACCGTCTGATCCTTGTCACCGCCGCCGTGGCGCAGTGGCACGACGCGGAGCTGTTGCAATCCCGTCTGCCGCAGGACGGCAGCCTGACCTTCGAGGACTGGACCGACCGCATGTCGACCCTGCTGGTGACCGGGCCGAAATCGCGCGACCTGCTGGCGGGGCTGACCACCGGCGATCTGTCGCTGCCGTGGCTGAGCCTGCAAGAGGCCGAGGTCGCCGGCCGCTGGGCGGCGCTGGTACGCCTGTCCTTCGCGGGCGAGCTGGGCTGGGAAATCCACGCCGAGAACGCGGATATCCCCGCGATCTACGACGCGGTGATCGACGCGGGCGCGCGGCCGTTCGGGATGTACGCGCTGAACTCCATGCGGATGGAGAAGGGATACCGCACCTGGAAGGGCGATCTGTCCACGGATTATTCGCTGCTGGAGGCCGGGCTGGAGCGCTTCGTGAAATTCGACAAACCGCAGGATTTCCCCGGCAAGGCGGCACTTCTGGCGCAGAAACAGCGCGGGGTGGAAAAGCGGTTCGTCACCATGACCGTCGAGGCGGGCGATCAGGACGCGCCCTATATGTCCACGGTGTTCCACGACGGACAGGTGGTGGGGGAAACCACCAGCGGCGACTGGGGATACCGCGTCGGCAAGTCGATCGCGCTGGGCTGCATCCGTGCCGATCTGGCGCAGCCGGGAACGGTGGTAGAGATCAACATTTTCGGGCAGATGTGCCGGGCAACCGTCCAGGCGGACCAACCGCTCTGGGACCCCGAAAATGAAAGACTACGTGCATGA
- a CDS encoding homocysteine S-methyltransferase family protein, translating to MAEITLLDGGMGQELVHRAGDKPTPLWSTQIMIDRPGLVAEVHRDFTQAGATVATVNSYAIHHDRLEGTGMEDSFSDLHAMALEEARTSGAARMAASIGPLGATYRADLHPDSDTAEALFGEIVDLLAPHCDLVLFESIASVAQARDAMRAAKRTDKPVWLAFTVGDADGSVLRSGEPLAEALKSGHPDAVLINCSTPEAIPAGLAVLADTGLPYGAYANGFETITEGFLQDKPTVDALRVRKDFTPENYADHVMAWVDAGATIVGGCCEVSPGHIAEIARRLRAAGHTIV from the coding sequence ATGGCTGAAATCACATTGCTCGACGGCGGCATGGGGCAGGAACTGGTCCATCGCGCGGGCGACAAGCCGACGCCGCTCTGGTCGACCCAGATCATGATAGACCGGCCCGGCCTCGTGGCCGAGGTGCACCGTGATTTCACGCAGGCCGGGGCCACTGTCGCCACGGTCAATTCCTACGCGATCCACCACGACCGTCTCGAAGGGACGGGGATGGAGGACAGCTTTTCCGACCTGCACGCCATGGCGCTGGAGGAAGCGCGGACCTCCGGTGCCGCCCGGATGGCTGCCTCTATCGGGCCGCTGGGTGCGACCTATCGGGCCGATCTGCACCCCGACAGCGACACCGCCGAGGCGCTGTTCGGCGAAATCGTCGATCTGCTGGCGCCGCACTGTGATCTGGTGCTGTTCGAAAGCATCGCGTCGGTTGCGCAGGCGCGCGATGCGATGCGCGCGGCCAAGCGCACGGACAAACCCGTCTGGCTGGCCTTCACCGTCGGCGATGCCGATGGCAGCGTGCTGCGCTCTGGCGAACCGCTCGCCGAGGCGCTGAAATCCGGGCATCCCGACGCCGTCCTGATCAATTGCTCGACACCCGAAGCGATCCCTGCCGGTCTGGCGGTGCTGGCGGACACTGGCCTGCCCTACGGCGCCTATGCCAACGGGTTCGAGACCATCACCGAAGGGTTCCTGCAAGACAAGCCAACGGTGGACGCGTTGCGGGTGCGCAAGGACTTCACGCCCGAGAACTACGCCGATCACGTCATGGCGTGGGTCGATGCGGGGGCCACAATCGTCGGCGGCTGTTGCGAAGTCAGCCCCGGCCATATCGCCGAAATCGCCCGACGCCTGCGCGCGGCGGGTCACACCATCGTCTGA
- a CDS encoding GcvT family protein, whose protein sequence is MADVPTHARVVIIGGGVIGCSVAYHLTKLGWRDVVLLERKQLTSGTTWHAAGLIAQLRATANMTKLAKYSQELYGSLEAETGVATGFRRVGSITVALTGERREEIFRQAAMARAFGVEVEEISPAEVKARYSHLNTQGVTGGVYLPKDGQGDPANIALALAKGARQRGAQVLERTAVTGITRSGRRVTGVDWQQGAETGHIAADAIVNCAGMWGHAVGRMAGINVPLHACEHFYIVSEPIEGLTQMPVLRVPDECAYYKEDAGKMMLGAFEPVAKPWTLDIPRDFEFDQLPEDFDHFEPILEQAVARMPMLGEAGIHTFFNGPESFTPDDAYHLGLAPEMDNVWVAAGFNSIGIQSAGGAGMALAQWMDEGQKPFDLGDVNIARMQPFQGNRRYLRERSSETLGLLYADHFPFRQKATARGVRRTPFHAELLKHGAVMGELAGWERANWFARPDQERAYRYSWRRQNFFENVAAEHRAVRSGVGMYDMSSFGKIRVEGRDAEAYLNHVGGGDFSVPVGKIVYTQFLNPRGGIEADVTVTRLSPTAYLVVTPAATRLADETWMRRHIGDFNVVLTDVTAGEGVLAVMGPRARDLMQAVSPNDFSNAANPFGTAQEIELGLGLARAHRVSYVGELGWEIYVSADQAVHAFETLMEAGQEVGLTLCGMHMMDSCRIEKAFRHFGHDITSEDHVLEAGLGFAVKTDKPDFIGRDAVLAKRDAGLARRLLQFRLTDPEPLLYHNEPILRDGEIVGYVSSGAYGHSLGGAIAMGYVPCAGEGAAELLASRYEIDVMGTRVRAEAALKPMYDPKSERVKM, encoded by the coding sequence ATGGCCGATGTTCCCACCCATGCCCGTGTCGTCATTATCGGAGGGGGGGTCATCGGCTGTTCCGTCGCCTATCACCTGACCAAGCTGGGATGGCGCGATGTCGTGCTTCTGGAACGCAAGCAGCTGACCTCGGGCACCACCTGGCACGCTGCCGGTCTGATCGCGCAGTTGCGCGCGACGGCGAATATGACGAAGCTCGCTAAGTACAGTCAGGAACTCTACGGCAGCCTCGAGGCCGAGACAGGCGTGGCAACGGGCTTCAGGCGGGTGGGGTCGATCACCGTGGCACTCACCGGCGAACGCCGCGAGGAGATCTTCAGGCAGGCGGCCATGGCACGCGCCTTCGGCGTGGAGGTCGAGGAGATTTCCCCTGCCGAGGTCAAGGCGCGCTATAGCCACCTCAACACGCAGGGTGTGACCGGCGGGGTCTACCTGCCGAAAGACGGGCAGGGGGATCCGGCCAATATCGCGCTGGCACTGGCCAAGGGCGCGCGCCAGCGCGGCGCGCAGGTGCTGGAGCGCACGGCAGTCACGGGCATCACGCGGTCAGGCCGCCGCGTGACCGGCGTGGACTGGCAGCAGGGCGCAGAGACAGGCCATATCGCCGCCGACGCGATCGTCAACTGCGCGGGCATGTGGGGCCATGCTGTGGGACGGATGGCCGGCATCAACGTGCCCCTGCACGCCTGCGAACACTTCTACATCGTGTCCGAGCCCATCGAGGGTCTCACTCAGATGCCGGTGCTGCGGGTGCCGGACGAATGCGCCTACTACAAGGAAGACGCGGGCAAGATGATGCTGGGCGCCTTCGAGCCTGTGGCAAAGCCCTGGACGCTGGATATACCGCGCGATTTCGAATTCGATCAGTTGCCCGAGGATTTCGACCACTTCGAGCCGATCCTCGAACAGGCCGTCGCGCGGATGCCGATGCTGGGCGAAGCGGGCATCCATACCTTCTTCAACGGTCCCGAAAGCTTTACCCCCGACGATGCTTACCACCTTGGCCTTGCGCCCGAGATGGACAACGTCTGGGTCGCGGCGGGGTTCAACTCCATCGGGATCCAGTCGGCGGGCGGTGCGGGCATGGCGCTGGCGCAGTGGATGGACGAGGGGCAGAAACCCTTTGACCTTGGCGATGTGAACATCGCGCGGATGCAGCCCTTTCAGGGCAACCGCCGCTACCTGCGCGAACGGTCTTCGGAAACGCTGGGGCTGCTCTATGCCGACCACTTCCCGTTTCGGCAAAAGGCGACCGCGCGCGGTGTCCGCCGCACGCCGTTTCACGCCGAGCTTTTGAAACACGGCGCGGTGATGGGCGAGCTTGCCGGATGGGAGCGCGCCAACTGGTTTGCCCGTCCGGATCAGGAGCGCGCGTATCGCTACAGCTGGCGTCGGCAGAACTTCTTTGAAAACGTGGCGGCGGAACACCGCGCCGTGCGCAGCGGTGTCGGCATGTACGACATGTCGTCCTTTGGCAAGATCCGCGTGGAGGGCCGCGATGCCGAAGCCTATCTGAACCACGTCGGCGGCGGCGATTTCTCGGTGCCGGTGGGCAAGATCGTCTATACCCAGTTCCTCAACCCGCGCGGCGGGATCGAGGCGGACGTAACGGTGACGCGCCTGTCGCCGACCGCCTATCTGGTGGTGACACCTGCGGCGACGCGGCTGGCGGACGAGACATGGATGCGCCGCCATATCGGTGACTTCAACGTGGTGCTGACGGATGTGACCGCTGGCGAGGGCGTGCTGGCCGTCATGGGGCCGCGTGCGCGCGACCTGATGCAGGCCGTATCGCCCAACGATTTCTCGAATGCCGCAAACCCTTTCGGCACCGCGCAGGAGATCGAGCTGGGCCTCGGCCTCGCACGGGCGCACCGCGTCTCCTATGTAGGCGAGCTGGGGTGGGAAATCTATGTCAGCGCCGATCAGGCGGTCCACGCCTTCGAGACGCTGATGGAGGCGGGGCAGGAGGTGGGACTGACCCTCTGCGGGATGCACATGATGGACAGTTGCCGCATCGAGAAAGCCTTCCGCCACTTCGGCCACGACATCACGTCGGAGGATCACGTCCTTGAGGCGGGGCTCGGTTTTGCCGTGAAGACCGACAAGCCCGATTTCATCGGCCGTGACGCGGTGCTGGCGAAACGCGACGCGGGATTGGCGCGCCGTCTGCTGCAGTTCCGCCTGACCGATCCCGAACCGCTGCTTTATCACAACGAACCCATCCTGCGGGATGGCGAAATCGTGGGATATGTCAGTTCGGGGGCGTATGGTCACAGTCTGGGTGGCGCCATCGCCATGGGCTATGTGCCCTGTGCGGGTGAGGGGGCGGCAGAGCTTCTGGCCTCGCGCTACGAGATTGATGTGATGGGCACCCGCGTGCGCGCCGAGGCGGCGCTGAAGCCCATGTATGACCCGAAATCGGAACGGGTAAAAATGTAA
- the rarD gene encoding EamA family transporter RarD — protein MRNPDTQPPTQDQDTPQGLAFALGAYILWGFLPLYMKALSHMGAAEVVAHRIIWSVPIALVVLIATRRTGALREALRNPRMLGMGCVTAALISINWGIYVWAISVGQTVDAAIGYYINPLFSIFLAALVLGERLSRAQLAAIAVAGVAVLVLIVDAERTPWAAFGLMLSWGFYALAKKSLPIGPNQGFLLEVLILLAPSLGYVVWLGTTGEGHFATGDAFDTWMLVGCGLVTAVPLMFYANGAKLLRLSTIGILQYIAPTMIFLVAIFVFDEPVGRARMVAFPLIWLALVIYTTSMVRQMRARTAAPR, from the coding sequence ATGCGCAATCCCGACACCCAGCCGCCGACACAGGACCAGGACACGCCGCAGGGCCTTGCCTTTGCACTGGGCGCCTACATTCTGTGGGGGTTTCTGCCGCTCTACATGAAGGCGCTCAGCCACATGGGCGCGGCCGAGGTGGTCGCGCACCGGATCATCTGGTCGGTGCCGATCGCGCTTGTGGTGCTGATCGCGACCCGCCGCACCGGTGCCTTGCGCGAGGCGCTGCGCAACCCGCGTATGCTGGGCATGGGATGCGTGACGGCGGCGCTGATCTCGATCAACTGGGGGATCTATGTCTGGGCGATTTCCGTCGGCCAGACCGTCGATGCTGCCATCGGATATTACATCAACCCGCTGTTCAGCATCTTTCTGGCGGCGCTGGTTCTGGGCGAACGGCTGAGCCGTGCGCAGCTGGCGGCCATCGCCGTGGCGGGGGTCGCGGTGCTGGTGCTGATCGTGGACGCCGAACGCACACCCTGGGCGGCCTTCGGCCTGATGCTGAGCTGGGGGTTTTACGCGCTGGCGAAGAAAAGCCTGCCCATCGGCCCCAATCAGGGGTTCCTGCTGGAGGTGCTGATCCTGCTTGCGCCTTCGCTGGGCTACGTTGTGTGGCTGGGGACAACCGGCGAAGGGCATTTCGCCACCGGCGACGCTTTCGACACGTGGATGCTGGTCGGCTGTGGACTGGTGACGGCGGTGCCGCTGATGTTTTATGCCAACGGCGCAAAGCTGTTGCGCCTGTCGACCATCGGTATCCTGCAATATATCGCACCGACGATGATCTTCCTCGTCGCGATATTCGTCTTCGACGAACCGGTCGGGCGCGCGCGCATGGTCGCCTTCCCGCTCATCTGGCTGGCGCTGGTGATCTATACGACTTCCATGGTGCGCCAAATGCGCGCCCGCACGGCGGCACCGCGATAG
- a CDS encoding nuclear transport factor 2 family protein — MHPTIQSFHDKVLAHTHDGIAELMAEDVRFQPPTYWATWNGRAAVAAVLGHVNEVFTDFSYRRVMGSGNDWALEFQCKVDGLDCVGVDLITLGDDGLIQHFEVVMRPYKTIGALRAAMNERVSQDPSFLQHKSALS, encoded by the coding sequence ATGCATCCGACAATCCAGAGTTTCCACGACAAGGTCCTCGCGCATACTCACGATGGCATCGCAGAGCTGATGGCCGAGGACGTGCGCTTCCAGCCGCCGACCTATTGGGCCACCTGGAACGGGCGCGCGGCCGTGGCGGCTGTGCTTGGCCATGTGAACGAGGTCTTCACCGACTTCAGCTATCGCCGCGTGATGGGCTCCGGCAACGACTGGGCGCTCGAGTTCCAGTGCAAGGTCGATGGTCTGGATTGCGTCGGGGTCGATCTGATCACACTCGGCGACGACGGGCTGATCCAGCACTTCGAGGTGGTGATGCGACCCTACAAGACGATCGGCGCCTTGCGGGCCGCTATGAACGAACGCGTCTCGCAGGATCCGTCGTTCCTGCAGCACAAGTCGGCGCTGTCCTGA
- a CDS encoding RluA family pseudouridine synthase: protein MDATYSPPDDPLVVLHEDHEVLLVDKPSGLLSVPGKGPDLEDCLLARVQDVFPEALLVHRLDRDTSGVMIFARTPHAQRHLGLQFEKRMTRKTYVARVWGVPAEKKGTVDLPLIVDWPNRPLQKICRETGKPAQTDWRLLKDEGKTARLRLMPHTGRSHQLRVHMLALGHPILGDPFYATGAAADYPRLMLHSEELRFKHPDGGRSTKIRAKAPF, encoded by the coding sequence ATGGACGCAACGTATTCTCCCCCCGACGACCCGCTGGTGGTTCTCCACGAAGACCACGAAGTGCTTCTTGTCGACAAGCCCAGTGGCCTCTTGTCGGTGCCGGGGAAAGGGCCCGATCTGGAGGATTGCCTTCTGGCGCGGGTGCAGGATGTCTTTCCGGAGGCGCTTCTTGTGCACCGTCTGGACCGCGATACGTCCGGTGTGATGATCTTCGCCCGAACGCCCCACGCGCAGCGCCACCTCGGTTTGCAGTTCGAGAAACGCATGACCAGGAAGACCTACGTTGCGCGGGTCTGGGGGGTGCCGGCAGAGAAGAAAGGCACCGTCGATCTGCCCCTGATCGTCGACTGGCCCAACCGGCCTTTGCAGAAGATATGCCGCGAGACCGGCAAGCCCGCACAGACCGACTGGCGGCTCCTCAAGGATGAGGGCAAGACCGCGCGGCTGCGTCTGATGCCGCACACCGGACGCAGCCACCAGCTTCGTGTCCACATGCTGGCCCTCGGTCATCCGATCCTTGGCGATCCGTTCTACGCCACCGGGGCCGCCGCAGACTATCCGCGCCTTATGCTGCACTCCGAGGAATTGCGGTTCAAGCATCCCGACGGCGGCCGGTCGACCAAAATCCGGGCGAAGGCGCCATTTTGA
- a CDS encoding aldehyde dehydrogenase family protein, whose protein sequence is MLEKKQFYINGAWVDPAQANDYPVIDPSTEEQCATISLGSQADTDAAVAAARAAFPGWSQTPREERVALIQKLADIYKARSEEMAQAMSMEMGAPIEMSRSSQVGAGSWHIGGFLKAFEEFDFERDFTATEKTLLEPIGVCALITPWNWPMNQIMLKAIPAMATGCTMVLKPSEVAPLSGLLFAEFVHEAGFPAGVFNMVNGDGAGVGSQLSAHPDVDMVSFTGSTRAGIAISKAAADTLKRVSLELGGKGANIIFADADEKAVVRGARHCFANSGQSCNAPTRMLVHSSKYETAVAQAADVAEKTKVGPASEEGRHIGPVVSEVQFDKIQGLIEKGMKEARLVAGGLGRPDGLNRGYYVKPTVFADVTNDMTIAREEIFGPVLSIIPFETEEEAIAIANDTPYGLTNYVQTTDDEKRRRVARQLRSGMVETNGKGFAAGSPFGGYKQSGNGREGGTYGLEEFLEVKAVSGWAAE, encoded by the coding sequence ATGCTGGAGAAAAAGCAATTCTACATCAACGGCGCGTGGGTCGACCCCGCCCAGGCCAACGACTATCCGGTCATCGACCCCTCGACAGAGGAACAATGTGCCACGATCTCGCTCGGCAGTCAGGCGGATACGGACGCCGCTGTCGCCGCCGCGCGCGCGGCCTTTCCCGGCTGGTCGCAGACCCCGCGCGAGGAACGCGTCGCGCTGATCCAGAAACTGGCCGACATCTACAAGGCCCGCAGCGAGGAAATGGCTCAGGCCATGAGCATGGAGATGGGCGCGCCCATCGAAATGAGCCGCAGCAGCCAGGTCGGCGCAGGCAGCTGGCACATCGGCGGCTTTCTGAAAGCCTTCGAGGAATTCGACTTCGAGCGCGATTTCACCGCGACCGAAAAAACCCTGCTCGAGCCCATCGGCGTCTGCGCATTGATCACGCCCTGGAACTGGCCGATGAACCAGATCATGCTCAAGGCGATCCCGGCCATGGCGACAGGCTGCACGATGGTGTTGAAACCGTCCGAAGTGGCCCCGCTCTCGGGTCTGCTCTTTGCTGAGTTCGTGCATGAGGCTGGGTTCCCCGCAGGCGTGTTCAACATGGTCAATGGCGATGGCGCAGGTGTCGGCAGCCAGCTTTCGGCGCATCCCGATGTGGACATGGTCAGCTTCACCGGCTCGACCCGCGCGGGCATCGCGATCTCGAAAGCAGCGGCGGACACGCTCAAACGCGTCTCGCTCGAGCTTGGCGGCAAAGGTGCCAATATCATCTTCGCGGATGCCGACGAAAAAGCCGTCGTGCGCGGCGCACGTCACTGCTTTGCCAACTCGGGCCAGTCGTGCAACGCGCCAACCCGGATGCTGGTGCACAGCTCGAAATACGAAACCGCAGTGGCACAGGCCGCCGATGTCGCAGAAAAGACCAAGGTCGGACCGGCCTCCGAAGAAGGCCGCCACATCGGGCCCGTGGTCTCCGAAGTGCAGTTCGACAAGATCCAGGGACTGATCGAGAAAGGCATGAAGGAAGCCCGCCTCGTCGCGGGTGGTCTTGGTCGTCCGGACGGGCTGAACCGCGGCTACTACGTGAAGCCGACCGTTTTCGCGGATGTCACGAACGACATGACGATCGCGCGCGAGGAAATCTTTGGCCCTGTCCTGTCGATCATCCCCTTCGAGACCGAGGAAGAGGCGATCGCCATTGCCAACGACACGCCCTACGGTCTGACCAACTACGTCCAGACCACCGACGACGAGAAGCGCCGGCGCGTCGCGCGGCAGCTTCGCTCGGGTATGGTGGAAACGAACGGCAAGGGCTTTGCCGCGGGCTCTCCCTTTGGCGGGTACAAGCAATCCGGCAACGGGCGCGAGGGAGGCACATACGGGCTTGAGGAATTCCTCGAAGTCAAAGCCGTCTCGGGCTGGGCCGCCGAATAG